A genomic window from Microbacterium sp. ET2 includes:
- a CDS encoding glutaredoxin family protein, with the protein MTDTPTPITMFGADWCRDCIRTKKQLDELGVAYTYVDLVAQPEAADVAREISGRTNIPVVVYPDASHHVEPSNSDVEAKLRELALL; encoded by the coding sequence ATGACTGACACCCCCACCCCCATCACCATGTTCGGCGCCGACTGGTGCCGCGACTGCATCCGCACCAAGAAGCAGCTGGATGAGCTGGGCGTCGCCTACACCTACGTCGACCTCGTCGCGCAGCCCGAAGCCGCCGACGTCGCCCGCGAGATCTCGGGCCGGACGAACATCCCCGTCGTCGTCTACCCCGACGCGTCGCACCACGTCGAGCCCTCGAACTCCGACGTCGAGGCGAAGCTCCGGGAGCTCGCCCTTCTCTGA